One segment of Solanum lycopersicum chromosome 1, SLM_r2.1 DNA contains the following:
- the EIL3 gene encoding protein EIN3-like3: MGIFEDMGFSGNFEFLSDSMGCGAQEVEHKPVGLEEDDYSDEEMDVEELERRMWRDRMLLRRLKEKNKNKVVGDGAKQRQSQEQARRKKMSRAQDGILKYMLKMMEVCNAQGFVYGIIPEKGKPVTGASDNLRAWWKEKVRFDRNGPAAIAKYQADNQIPGRVEESSVIVSTPHTLQELQDTTLGSLLSALMQHCDPPQRRFPLEKGVSPPWWPSGKEEWWGQLGLPNDQVQPPYKKPHDLKKAWKVGVLTAVIKHISPDIAKIRKLVRQSKCLQDKMTAKESATWLAIINQEEALARKLYPDSYPQGSLAVGNGSFFISDASDYDVEGVDNERNNEVECKPHDINLQTGIMLPKDRVLMPGLAPVKGEIIDLTSDFIQKRKEPCFEESVDQKIYTCEYLHCPYSNYQAGFLDRTSRNNHQMSCPFRFNSAQTLTTPKYQINYEHNTVFPAQTATSKPAVSSVTASSSMSASGLGLPEDDQRIISDLITSYDNNFQQNGSICSGISEILVNQSLPQQQTVELPMDGNINLGHMETSAQETSMPVYRSTEFQYDQCKMSFDAPFGGNINDITDYRFGSPFNLGGSDYAVEQLTKQDISTWYL, from the coding sequence ATGGGGATATTTGAAGATATGGGGTTCTCTGGAAATTTTGAGTTTCTATCTGATTCTATGGGATGTGGAGCTCAAGAAGTTGAGCATAAGCCGGTTGGGTTGGAGGAGGATGATTATAGTGATGAGGAGATGGATGTGGAAGAGCTAGAGAGGAGGATGTGGAGGGATCGAATGCTTTTGAGGCGTCTCaaagagaaaaacaagaatAAAGTGGTGGGGGATGGTGCGAAGCAGCGTCAGTCGCAGGAGCAGGCTCGTAGAAAGAAGATGTCGCGTGCACAAGATGGTATACTGAAGTACATGCTGAAAATGATGGAGGTTTGTAATGCTCAGGGTTTTGTTTATGGAATTATCCCTGAGAAAGGGAAGCCTGTGACTGGTGCTTCGGACAATCTTCGTGCTTGGTGGAAGGAAAAGGTCAGATTTGATCGAAATGGCCCTGCTGCTATTGCTAAGTATCAGGCTGATAATCAGATTCCTGGGAGAGTTGAGGAATCGAGTGTGATAGTTTCCACTCCCCACACTTTACAGGAGCTGCAGGATACAACTCTAGGATCCCTTTTGTCTGCTTTGATGCAGCACTGTGATCCTCCACAGAGGCGGTTTCCGTTGGAGAAGGGGGTATCTCCACCCTGGTGGCCCTCTGGTAAAGAGGAATGGTGGGGTCAGTTGGGTCTGCCAAATGATCAAGTTCAACCTCCATACAAGAAGCCTCATGATCTGAAGAAGGCCTGGAAGGTTGGTGTTCTGACGGCGGTAATCAAACACATCTCTCCCGACATTGCTAAGATTCGCAAGCTTGTTCGACAGTCAAAGTGCTTGCAGGATAAGATGACAGCTAAGGAGAGTGCTACTTGGCTTGCTATTATCAATCAAGAAGAGGCTTTGGCTCGTAAGCTGTATCCTGACAGCTATCCACAGGGATCTCTAGCTGTTGGTAATGGTTCCTTTTTCATCAGCGATGCTAGCGATTACGATGTGGAAGGAGTGGATAACGAGAGAAACAATGAAGTGGAATGTAAACCCCATGACATCAATCTCCAAACTGGAATTATGTTACCTAAAGATAGGGTTTTGATGCCAGGTTTAGCTCCAGTGAAAGGAGAAATTATTGATTTAACTTCCGATTTTATCCAGAAGAGGAAGGAACCATGTTTTGAGGAGTCTGTTGATCAAAAGATATATACTTGTGAGTACCTTCACTGCCCATACAGCAATTATCAAGCTGGATTCCTTGACAGGACTTCAAGAAACAACCACCAAATGAGTTGTCCATTCCGGTTCAATTCTGCTCAAACACTTACTACACCTAAGTATCAGATCAACTATGAGCACAACACAGTTTTTCCTGCACAAACTGCAACTTCTAAGCCAGCGGTCTCGTCAGTCACTGCTTCCTCTTCGATGAGTGCCTCGGGGCTTGGACTCCCTGAAGATGATCAGAGGATCATTTCTGACCTCATAACATCATACGACAACAACTTTCAGCAAAATGGTAGCATCTGTTCCGGAATTTCTGAGATTCTAGTAAACCAAAGCCTGCCTCAGCAACAAACAGTTGAACTTCCCATGGATGGCAACATCAACCTAGGACATATGGAGACCTCAGCTCAAGAAACCAGCATGCCTGTTTATCGTTCAACAGAGTTTCAATATGATCAATGCAAAATGTCCTTTGACGCCCCCTTCGGTGgaaacataaatgatataaCTGATTACAGATTCGGTTCCCCGTTCAACTTGGGAGGAAGCGACTACGCCGTGGAACAGCTGACAAAGCAGGATATATCTACATGGTACCTCTGA